Proteins found in one Triticum aestivum cultivar Chinese Spring chromosome 4D, IWGSC CS RefSeq v2.1, whole genome shotgun sequence genomic segment:
- the LOC123098704 gene encoding protein TPX2-like, which translates to MVEKFESGTRDLGSHYSRSMSNEDAATASQRRPKLMLTRPKEPEFQTTHRVRAVRMKSSSELEEEMRAKIPKFRAWPFNKKIAEAPSFPPLPRTAPQLPDFNEFQLKTMERASRHADTCSEASSVGTMRILERKGGIGVFAHPKAQATEPKEFHFRTDDLLGPPAVADLLDKLSLYSESSSYNDKRDMPGLTIPKPFNLHTDIWKI; encoded by the exons ATGGTCGAGAAGTTTGAGTCAGGGACTAGAGATTTGGGCAGCCACTACAGCAGATCAATGTCTAAT GAGGATGCAGCAACTGCCTCACAGAGAAGGCCCAAACTTATGCTAACAAGGCCAAAGGAACCTGAGTTTCAGACTACCCACAGGGTCCGAGCAGTCAGAATGAAAAGCTCTTCAGAACTAGAGGAGGAAATGCGGGCCAAGATCCCAAAGTTCAGAGCATGGCCATTTAACAAAAAG ATAGCTGAAGCTCCGTCTTTCCCTCCTCTTCCAAGGACAGCTCCACAGCTTCCCGATTTCAAT GAGTTTCAACTTAAAACAATGGAAAGAGCGTCTCGACATGCTGACACATGTTCAGAAGCTTCTTCTGTAGGAACTATGCGC ATTCTTGAGAGGAAGGGCGGTATTGGTGTTTTTGCCCATCCGAAGGCCCAGGCAACAGAGCCCAAGGAGTTCCATTTTCGTACTGACGACCTCTTGGGACCTCCTGCAGTTGCGGATCTTCTCGACAAG CTTTCTCTGTACTCTGAATCTTCTTCCTACAATGACAAGAGAGATATGCCGGGACTGACAATACCCAAACCTTTCAatctacatacagat ATATGGAAGATCTAA
- the LOC123100366 gene encoding tryptamine benzoyltransferase 1-like, which translates to MEITSSTMVKPAYAVPHPLVGEMVPLTVFDRAALDIFVPTVLAYRAPAPSNEALREGLLKAVAPYPHLAGRLALNDQGRRFLHVNNEGVLLIEATVPVDLADVLVDGRMAAGVEDIYRRYYLLGFASVTTHENIGAALLQIQLNRYKCGGLVVGICSHHQAADGHSMSMFFTAWATAVREGKDFTTPAPFLDRARTSVPRSTPTPVFDHRSREFTCGDGDTYAVVPMDRIRNLTLHFTAEFVADLKARVGARCSRFQCLLAHVWKKITAARDQKPEEFTKVRVAVNCRGRADPPVPMDFFGNMVLWAFPRLQVRDVLNSSYGSVVGVIRDAVARIDDEYVQSLVDFGGVADTNGEELFATAATAGTMFCPDAEVDSWLGFRFHQLDFGTGAPSAFIPPDLPIEGLMVFVPSCKANGGVDLFMAVAEEHVAAFEQICYSFD; encoded by the exons ATGGAGATCACGAGCAGCACGATGGTGAAGCCGGCATACGCCGTGCCGCACCCGCTCGTCGGCGAGATGGTCCCGCTGACCGTCTTCGACCGCGCCGCCCTGGACATCTTCGTCCCCACCGTGCTCGCCTACCGCGCGCCGGCGCCGTCCAACGAGGCGCTCAGGGAGGGCCTCCTCAAGGCCGTCGCGCCGTACCCTCACCTGGCGGGCCGCCTCGCCCTCAACGATCAAGGCCGGCGCTTCCTTCACGTCAACAACGAGGGCGTGCTCCTGATCGAGGCCACCGTCCCGGTCGACCTGGCGGACGTGCTCGTCGACGGCCGCATGGCCGCAGGCGTCGAGGATATCTACCGGAGGTATTATTTGCTGGGTTTTGCTTCTGTCACGACTCAC GAGAACATTGGGGCGGCGCTGCTGCAGATCCAGCTGAACAGGTACAAGTGCGGTGGCCTCGTGGTCGGCATATGCTCCCACCATCAAGCCGCCGACGGCCACTCCATGAGCATGTTTTTCACCGCCTGGGCAACCGCTGTACGCGAGGGAAAGGACTTCACCACGCCGGCCCCATTCCTCGACCGTGCGAGAACGTCCGTGCCTCGAAGCACGCCGACGCCGGTGTTCGACCACCGGTCACGGGAGTTCACGTGTGGAGACGGAGACACCTATGCCGTCGTCCCCATGGACAGGATCAGAAACCTCACTCTGCACTTCACGGCCGAGTTCGTCGCCGACCTCAAAGCCCGTGTCGGCGCCCGCTGCAGCAGGTTCCAGTGCCTGCTCGCGCACGTCTGGAAGAAAATCACGGCGGCGCGGGACCAGAAGCCGGAGGAGTTCACCAAGGTGAGGGTGGCCGTGAACTGCCGGGGCAGGGCCGACCCTCCCGTGCCAATGGACTTCTTCGGGAACATGGTGCTCTGGGCTTTCCCAAGGCTTCAGGTCAGGGACGTCCTGAACTCGAGCTACGGCAGCGTGGTCGGCGTCATCCGCGACGCCGTGGCGCGCATCGACGACGAGTACGTGCAGTCCCTCGTGGACTTCGGCGGGGTGGCGGACACGAACGGGGAGGAGCTCTTCGCGACGGCGGCCACGGCCGGCACGATGTTCTGCCCGGACGCAGAGGTCGACAGCTGGCTGGGGTTCAGGTTCCATCAACTCGACTTTGGCACCGGGGCACCGTCCGCTTTCATACCGCCGGACTTGCCTATCGAGGGGCTCATGGTCTTTGTGCCGTCGTGCAAGGCGAACGGCGGCGTCGACCTCTTCATGGCCGTCGCGGAGGAGCACGTCGCCGCGTTCGAGCAGATCTGCTACTCGTTCGATTGA
- the LOC100037610 gene encoding uroporphyrinogen-III synthase, chloroplastic, which produces MAFHSSVAPIPLAPPPGPGAFHRAHRPAGAPRAGAPGRSLAAHSSPSPDVVVTREQGKNAKLVAALEKHNVHSLELPLIQHVEGPVADRLSAVLRDEKFDWVTVTSPEAAAVFLEGWKAAGSPKVRIAVVGAGTARTFDEVLQSNDGPLEVAFSPSKALGKVLASELPRTSETASKVLYPASAKAGHEIQNGLSARGFEVTRLNTYSTVPVHDVDPQILKLALSAPVVAVASPSALRAWLNLMSRVDKWSNSVACIGETTASAAKKLGLESVYYPATPGLEGWVESILEALRAHKQPSKPQSFGEEQG; this is translated from the exons ATGGCCTTCCATTCCTCGGTCGCTCCCATCCCCTTGGCCCCACCTCCCGGCCCCGGAGCCTTCCACCGAGCCCACCGCCCCGCCGGAGCTCCCCGAGCCGGCGCGCCCGGGAGGAGTCTCGCCGCCCACTCGTCTCCCTCGCCCGACGTCGTGGTCACGCGCGAGCAAGGCAAGAACGCCAAGCTCGTCGCCGCTCTG GAGAAGCATAATGTGCACTCTCTGGAGCTTCCTCTTATTCAGCACGTCGAAGGGCCTGTTGCAGACAGGCTTTCAGCTGTCTTGCGGG ATGAAAAGTTTGACTGGGTTACTGTAACATCTCCTGAGGCAGCTGCAGTGTTCCTTGAGGGATGGAA GGCTGCTGGAAGTCCTAAGGTGCGAATAGCAGTTGTTGGAGCAGGTACTGCAAGAACTTTTGATGAAGTATTGCAATCCAATGATGGACCCCTTGAGGTTGCATTTTCTCCTTCCAAAG CTTTGGGCAAAGTTTTGGCCTCGGAGCTTCCAAGGACTAGTGAGACTGCTTCTAAAGTGTTGTATCCTGCATCTGCAAAGGCTGGCCATGAAATTC AGAATGGGCTGTCAGCTCGAGGATTTGAGGTGACAAGACTGAACACCTATTCAACC GTACCTGTACATGATGTAGATCCACAGATTTTAAAGCTTGCTCTTTCAGCGCCAGTTGTTGCAGTAGCTTCTCCATCTGCACTCCG GGCGTGGCTAAACCTCATGTCACGGGTCGACAAGTGGAGCAACTCGGTCGCCTGCATAGGCGAGACGACGGCGTCAGCGGCCAAGAAACTCGGCCTGGAGAGCGTATACTATCCTGCAACCCCTGGACTCGAAGG GTGGGTCGAAAGCATCCTGGAAGCGCTCAGAGCCCACAAGCAACCGTCCAA GCCCCAAAGTTTCGGAGAGGAGCAGGGTTGA